The following proteins are encoded in a genomic region of Neorickettsia risticii str. Illinois:
- the recF gene encoding DNA replication/repair protein RecF (All proteins in this family for which functions are known are DNA-binding proteins that assist the filamentation of RecA onto DNA for the initiation of recombination or recombinational repair.), translated as MRPYITEVLLKDFRNHAFWTASFECRHVLLCGKNGAGKTSILEAISKLSPGLGLRSASNTEMIRSGSLSWEVSLKFAGSADLRGVGMSYCEDKRITQINGKSVQCFKKVIDLVKVMWLTPQMSNLFTTDKSVRRRFFDRMVALSEPQHLENLVMYERFKSERLKILNAGASKMWLDVNEKKLAELCIAITDARVSFIRQLMSNFPSRGFGSLEIKLLCPVASAIDKVGSSQQMQSIQSALERSRAVDTVTGKMQFGVHRTDFLATVRQGDNTARCYSTGEQKLLILGIMLAAGELIDIILLDDIFAHLDPQNSSAFLLEATKKNCQFFFSDLDNSKFVEFANVIHTIPV; from the coding sequence GTCTTGCTTTGTGGTAAAAACGGTGCCGGCAAAACAAGTATACTCGAAGCTATATCAAAGTTATCTCCTGGGTTGGGGCTCAGATCTGCGAGTAATACCGAGATGATTCGATCTGGGTCTCTTTCCTGGGAGGTAAGTCTGAAATTTGCCGGTAGCGCTGACTTGAGGGGAGTCGGAATGAGCTATTGTGAGGATAAACGAATTACTCAAATAAATGGGAAGTCCGTTCAGTGTTTCAAGAAGGTAATTGACCTTGTCAAGGTGATGTGGCTCACCCCGCAGATGTCTAATTTGTTTACTACTGATAAGTCTGTCAGGAGAAGGTTTTTTGACCGTATGGTTGCACTTTCTGAACCTCAGCACCTTGAGAATCTTGTGATGTACGAACGTTTTAAGTCGGAACGTCTGAAGATTCTTAACGCAGGTGCATCCAAAATGTGGTTAGATGTTAATGAAAAAAAACTAGCAGAGTTATGCATAGCTATTACTGATGCCAGAGTGAGTTTCATCCGACAATTGATGAGTAATTTTCCTTCTAGAGGTTTTGGTTCTCTAGAAATTAAGTTACTCTGTCCTGTCGCAAGTGCAATTGATAAGGTAGGTTCGTCTCAGCAGATGCAGAGTATTCAGTCCGCTCTTGAGAGAAGTAGAGCTGTGGATACTGTTACTGGAAAGATGCAATTTGGTGTACACCGAACAGACTTTCTTGCTACAGTACGACAAGGAGACAATACCGCTAGATGCTATTCTACTGGGGAGCAAAAGTTGCTTATTTTGGGGATAATGCTTGCTGCCGGTGAACTAATAGACATAATACTTTTAGATGATATTTTTGCTCATCTAGATCCGCAAAACTCTTCAGCCTTCCTTTTGGAAGCAACTAAAAAAAATTGTCAGTTTTTTTTTAGTGATCTCGACAACAGCAAGTTCGTTGAGTTTGCAAATGTGAT